A single Rubrivivax gelatinosus IL144 DNA region contains:
- the xseB gene encoding exodeoxyribonuclease VII small subunit — translation MSSVPAPQEPASYEEAVAELDRLVQRMETGQMPLDQLLDGYRRGSELLTFCRNRLQAVEEQVKLLDDGQLKTWSAP, via the coding sequence ATGTCGTCCGTCCCCGCCCCGCAGGAGCCCGCCAGCTACGAGGAAGCCGTCGCCGAACTGGACCGCCTGGTCCAGCGCATGGAGACCGGCCAGATGCCGCTGGACCAGTTGCTCGACGGCTACAGGCGCGGCAGCGAACTGCTGACCTTTTGTCGTAACCGGCTGCAGGCGGTCGAGGAACAGGTCAAGCTACTTGACGATGGACAGCTGAAGACATGGAGCGCACCCTGA
- a CDS encoding aromatic ring-hydroxylating oxygenase subunit alpha: MSDLSISLEALERSTSQLPVTSYFDEGLFQQEQKLIFDAGPRYVGHELAVPATGDYHALVHEGEGRALVRHERGIELVSNVCRHRQAIMLKGRGRTQGGIVCPLHRWTYDLEGRLVGAPHFPADPCLNLKQYPLRAWNGLLFEDNGRDIAADLAGMAPQPLLDFSGYVFDRAVVHECDYNWKTFIEVYLEDYHVGPFHPGLGSFVTCNDLSWEFGAHHSVQTVGVHQALARPGSPVYRRWHDALLAYRAGQPPAQGAVWLTLYPTIMVEWYPHVLVVSSLFPKGPRKTLNLVEFFYPEEIALFEREFVEAQQAAYMETCVEDDEIAERMDAGRRALMERGDNEVGPYQSPMEDGMQQFHEWYRRQMKLAR, encoded by the coding sequence ATGTCTGACCTGAGCATCAGTCTCGAAGCTCTCGAGCGAAGCACGTCTCAGCTTCCCGTCACCAGTTATTTCGACGAGGGTCTGTTCCAGCAGGAACAGAAACTCATCTTCGATGCCGGACCGCGCTACGTCGGCCACGAGCTCGCCGTCCCCGCCACAGGCGACTACCACGCCCTCGTGCACGAAGGCGAGGGCCGCGCGCTGGTGCGCCACGAACGCGGCATCGAGCTCGTCTCCAACGTCTGCCGGCATCGCCAGGCGATCATGCTCAAGGGCCGCGGCCGCACCCAGGGCGGCATCGTCTGCCCGCTGCACCGCTGGACCTACGACCTCGAAGGCCGGCTCGTCGGCGCGCCGCATTTCCCCGCAGACCCCTGCCTGAACCTGAAGCAGTACCCGCTGCGCGCCTGGAACGGGCTGTTGTTCGAGGACAACGGGCGCGACATCGCCGCCGACCTGGCCGGCATGGCGCCGCAGCCGCTGCTCGACTTCTCGGGCTACGTCTTCGACCGCGCCGTGGTGCACGAGTGCGACTACAACTGGAAGACCTTCATCGAGGTCTACCTCGAGGACTACCACGTCGGCCCGTTCCACCCGGGGCTGGGCTCGTTCGTCACCTGCAACGACCTGAGCTGGGAGTTCGGCGCGCACCACTCGGTGCAGACGGTGGGCGTGCACCAGGCGCTGGCGCGGCCGGGCTCGCCGGTCTACCGCCGCTGGCACGACGCGCTGCTCGCCTACCGCGCCGGCCAGCCGCCGGCGCAGGGCGCGGTGTGGCTGACGCTCTACCCGACGATCATGGTCGAGTGGTATCCGCACGTGCTCGTCGTGTCCTCGCTGTTCCCCAAGGGCCCGCGCAAGACGCTGAACCTGGTCGAGTTCTTCTACCCCGAGGAGATCGCCTTGTTCGAGCGCGAGTTCGTCGAGGCCCAGCAGGCCGCCTACATGGAGACCTGCGTCGAGGACGACGAGATCGCGGAGAGAATGGACGCCGGCCGCCGCGCGCTGATGGAGCGCGGCGACAACGAGGTCGGGCCCTACCAGAGCCCGATGGAAGACGGCATGCAACAGTTCCACGAGTGGTACCGGCGGCAGATGAAGCTCGCACGATGA
- a CDS encoding universal stress protein, which produces MYKRILVPTDGSEITAKAVQTALELAQLAGAELFVIGVKEPFPYSAISEMQPVPPQEFYDAQERIASSRVKAVIEAAGAVKVPCSGHTIEALHPWEAIIEHATNQNCDLIVMASHGRRGVSALLLGSETQKVLTHSTLPVLVVR; this is translated from the coding sequence ATGTACAAGCGCATCCTGGTCCCCACCGACGGCTCCGAGATCACGGCCAAGGCGGTCCAGACGGCTCTGGAGCTGGCCCAGCTCGCCGGCGCCGAACTGTTCGTCATCGGCGTCAAGGAGCCCTTCCCGTACAGCGCGATCTCGGAGATGCAGCCGGTGCCGCCGCAGGAGTTCTACGACGCGCAGGAACGCATCGCCTCGTCGCGCGTGAAGGCCGTCATCGAGGCCGCCGGCGCCGTCAAGGTGCCCTGCAGCGGCCACACGATCGAGGCGCTGCACCCCTGGGAAGCGATCATCGAACACGCGACGAACCAGAACTGCGACCTGATCGTCATGGCCTCGCACGGCCGCCGCGGCGTCAGCGCGCTGCTGTTGGGCAGCGAGACGCAGAAGGTGCTGACGCACAGCACGCTGCCGGTGCTGGTCGTGCGCTGA
- the dxs gene encoding 1-deoxy-D-xylulose-5-phosphate synthase — MSKYLDSIQTPADLRRMSRSDLPGLAREVREFVLNTVSQTGGHLGSNLGTVELTVALHYVFNTPHDRIVWDVGHQTYPHKVLTGRRERMHTLRQLGGIAGFPRRDESEYDTFATGHSSTSISAALGMALAAKQKGEDRKAIAVIGDGSMTAGMAFEALNNAGVPHAGVNADILVVLNDNDMSISPPVGALNKHLARLMSGNFYAAAREGAKAVLKAAPPLFELARRFEEHAKGMVVPGTIFEEFGFNYVGPIDGHDLDALIPTLENLRNKKGPQFLHVVTKKGYGYKMAEADPVKYHAASGRFNPAEGFPKSSGGKPTFTQVFGQWLCDMAEADERLVGITPAMREGSGMVEFHKRFPRRYHDVGIAEQHAVTFAAGLACEGLKPVVAIYSTFLQRAYDQLVHDVALQNLPVVFALDRGGIVGADGPTHAGVYDIAFIRCIPNCALLAPSDENECRQALTTAYRRDQPVAVRYPRGSGCGAEIETGLSEWEWGKGVVRREGQRIAILAFGTLLHPALAAAEKLGATVVDMRFVKPMDEALVLEMARRHEALVTVEEGCVMGGAGSAVLECLAAAGATTPVLQLGIPDRFVEHGDPAKLLSMLGLDAAGIEASIRKRFGSRPALAAVNG; from the coding sequence ATGAGCAAATATCTCGATTCGATCCAGACGCCCGCCGACCTGCGCCGCATGTCGCGCAGCGACCTGCCCGGGCTCGCGCGCGAAGTGCGCGAGTTCGTGCTGAACACCGTCAGCCAGACCGGGGGTCACCTCGGCAGCAACCTGGGCACGGTGGAACTGACGGTCGCGCTGCACTACGTCTTCAACACGCCGCACGACCGCATCGTCTGGGACGTCGGCCACCAGACCTATCCGCACAAGGTGCTGACCGGCCGGCGCGAGCGCATGCACACGCTGCGCCAGCTCGGCGGCATCGCCGGCTTCCCGCGCCGCGACGAGAGCGAGTACGACACCTTCGCCACCGGCCACAGCTCGACCAGCATCAGCGCCGCGCTGGGCATGGCGCTGGCGGCCAAGCAGAAGGGCGAGGACCGCAAGGCCATCGCCGTCATCGGCGACGGCTCGATGACCGCCGGCATGGCCTTCGAGGCGCTGAACAACGCCGGCGTGCCGCATGCCGGCGTCAACGCCGACATCCTCGTCGTGCTCAACGACAACGACATGTCGATCAGCCCGCCGGTGGGCGCGCTGAACAAGCACCTGGCGCGGCTGATGAGCGGCAACTTCTACGCCGCCGCGCGCGAAGGCGCCAAGGCCGTGCTGAAGGCCGCGCCGCCGCTGTTCGAGCTGGCGCGCCGCTTCGAGGAGCACGCCAAGGGCATGGTCGTGCCGGGCACGATCTTCGAGGAGTTCGGCTTCAACTACGTCGGCCCGATCGACGGCCACGACCTCGACGCGCTGATCCCGACGCTGGAGAACCTGCGCAACAAGAAGGGCCCGCAGTTCCTGCACGTGGTCACGAAGAAGGGCTACGGCTACAAGATGGCCGAGGCCGACCCGGTCAAGTACCACGCCGCCAGCGGCCGCTTCAACCCGGCCGAGGGCTTCCCCAAGAGCAGCGGCGGCAAGCCGACCTTCACCCAGGTCTTCGGCCAGTGGCTGTGCGACATGGCCGAGGCCGACGAGCGCCTCGTGGGCATCACGCCGGCGATGCGCGAAGGCTCGGGCATGGTCGAGTTCCACAAGCGCTTCCCGCGCCGCTACCACGACGTCGGCATCGCCGAGCAGCACGCGGTGACCTTCGCCGCCGGTCTGGCCTGCGAAGGGCTCAAGCCCGTGGTCGCGATCTACAGCACCTTCCTGCAGCGCGCCTACGACCAGCTGGTGCACGACGTCGCGCTGCAGAACCTGCCGGTGGTCTTCGCGCTCGACCGCGGCGGCATCGTCGGTGCCGACGGCCCGACGCACGCCGGCGTCTACGACATCGCCTTCATCCGCTGCATCCCGAACTGCGCGCTGCTCGCGCCCAGCGACGAGAACGAGTGCCGCCAGGCGCTGACCACGGCCTACCGCCGCGACCAGCCGGTGGCCGTGCGCTACCCGCGCGGCAGCGGCTGCGGCGCCGAGATCGAGACCGGCCTCAGCGAATGGGAGTGGGGCAAGGGCGTCGTGCGCCGCGAAGGCCAGCGCATCGCGATCCTGGCCTTCGGCACGCTGCTGCACCCGGCGCTGGCCGCCGCCGAGAAGCTCGGCGCGACGGTCGTCGACATGCGCTTCGTGAAGCCGATGGACGAGGCCCTGGTGCTCGAGATGGCGCGCCGCCACGAGGCCCTGGTCACCGTCGAGGAAGGCTGCGTGATGGGCGGCGCCGGCAGTGCGGTGCTCGAATGCCTGGCCGCCGCCGGGGCGACGACGCCGGTGCTGCAGCTGGGCATCCCCGACCGCTTCGTCGAACACGGCGACCCGGCCAAGCTGCTGTCCATGCTGGGCCTGGACGCCGCCGGCATCGAGGCCTCGATCCGCAAGCGCTTCGGCAGCCGCCC
- a CDS encoding acyl--CoA ligase has protein sequence MHQTLEALLRAGAEDAVALAAPGRAPLNYRGLRAQIAGTVSTLNTLGVGRGDRVAIVLANGPEMASCFVACASGVASAPLNPAYRAEEFEFYLSDLRAKALIVERGSASPAVAVAERLGVRVLDLVVADGAPAGSFTLVPRDGSAASTPTADGGEAQPGDVSMVLHTSGTTSRPKIVPLSQANLAASAQHIRDTLQLTPADGGLNVMPLFHIHGLIAGVLAPLSAGSRIFCTPGFDALKFFGWMDEAAPTWYTAVPTMHQAILGRARRNAEVIARHPLRFLRSSSSSMPPQVIRELEEVFGAPLIEAYGMTEATHQMACNPLPPAVRKPGSVGPAAGPEIAIMDEHGTLLPRGAVGEIVIRGPNVTAGYESNPKANAEAFTNGWFRTGDQGTLDAEGYVTITGRLKEIINRGGEKISPREIDEILMDHPAVAQVVCFGMPHPKLGEEVAAAVVPREGQQPSERELQDFVAARVADFKVPKRILFMAEIPKGATGKLQRIGMAAKLGLGG, from the coding sequence ATGCACCAGACCCTGGAGGCGCTGCTGCGGGCCGGCGCCGAAGACGCCGTCGCGCTGGCCGCTCCCGGCCGCGCGCCGCTCAACTACCGCGGCCTTCGCGCGCAGATCGCCGGCACCGTTTCGACGCTGAACACGCTGGGCGTGGGCCGCGGCGACCGCGTCGCCATCGTGCTCGCCAACGGCCCCGAGATGGCGAGCTGCTTCGTCGCCTGCGCCAGCGGCGTCGCCAGCGCGCCGCTGAACCCGGCCTACCGCGCCGAGGAGTTCGAGTTCTACCTGTCGGACCTGCGCGCCAAGGCGCTGATCGTCGAACGCGGCAGCGCCTCGCCGGCGGTGGCGGTCGCCGAACGCCTGGGCGTGCGTGTGCTCGACCTCGTCGTCGCCGACGGCGCGCCGGCCGGCAGCTTCACGCTGGTGCCGCGCGACGGCTCTGCCGCCAGCACGCCGACGGCCGACGGCGGCGAGGCCCAGCCCGGCGACGTCTCGATGGTGCTGCACACCTCGGGCACGACCTCGCGGCCGAAGATCGTGCCGCTGTCGCAGGCCAATCTGGCGGCGTCGGCGCAGCACATCCGCGACACGCTGCAGCTGACGCCGGCCGACGGCGGGCTCAACGTGATGCCGCTGTTTCACATCCACGGCCTGATCGCCGGCGTGCTGGCGCCGCTGTCCGCGGGCTCGCGCATCTTCTGCACGCCGGGCTTCGACGCGCTGAAGTTCTTCGGCTGGATGGACGAGGCCGCGCCCACCTGGTACACGGCGGTGCCGACGATGCACCAGGCGATCCTCGGCCGCGCGCGGCGCAACGCCGAGGTCATCGCGCGGCATCCGCTGCGTTTCCTGCGCTCGTCCTCGTCGTCGATGCCGCCGCAGGTGATCCGCGAACTCGAAGAGGTGTTCGGCGCGCCGCTGATCGAGGCCTACGGCATGACCGAGGCCACGCACCAGATGGCCTGCAACCCGCTGCCGCCGGCCGTGCGCAAGCCCGGCAGCGTCGGCCCGGCGGCGGGGCCCGAGATCGCGATCATGGACGAGCACGGCACGCTGCTGCCGCGCGGCGCGGTCGGCGAGATCGTCATCCGCGGCCCCAACGTCACCGCCGGCTACGAGTCCAACCCCAAGGCCAACGCCGAGGCCTTCACCAACGGCTGGTTCCGCACCGGCGACCAGGGCACGCTGGACGCCGAGGGCTACGTCACGATCACCGGGCGCTTGAAGGAGATCATCAACCGGGGCGGCGAGAAGATCAGCCCGCGCGAGATCGACGAGATCCTGATGGACCACCCGGCCGTCGCCCAGGTCGTGTGCTTCGGCATGCCGCACCCGAAGCTGGGCGAGGAGGTCGCCGCCGCCGTCGTGCCGCGTGAAGGCCAGCAGCCCAGCGAACGCGAGCTGCAGGACTTCGTCGCCGCGCGTGTCGCCGACTTCAAGGTGCCCAAGCGCATCCTGTTCATGGCCGAGATCCCCAAGGGCGCGACCGGCAAGCTGCAGCGCATCGGCATGGCCGCCAAGCTGGGGCTGGGCGGATGA
- a CDS encoding sulfurtransferase, which produces MSFTTLVSAEDLRAAPAGIVVLDCGFDLGDPAAGERAFAAGHLPGAIYAHLERDLSGPKGDGSHGRHPLPTREAFAATVGAWGIAPETQVVCYDAQGGPYAARAWWMLKWLGHEKVAVLDGGPAAWTAAGGELVTATAALAARPPYPMTREPAMATITAESLLAALGHVRVVDARAGERFRGEVEQIDPVGGHIPGATNRCFKDNLQADGRFKPAPLLRAEIERWATPAEQVVLQCGSGVTACHNLLAMAHAGFEGMRLYPGSWSEWCRDPSRPIARG; this is translated from the coding sequence ATGAGCTTCACCACCCTCGTGAGCGCCGAGGACCTGCGCGCCGCGCCGGCCGGCATCGTCGTGCTCGACTGCGGCTTCGACCTCGGCGACCCGGCCGCCGGCGAACGTGCTTTCGCCGCCGGCCACCTGCCGGGCGCGATCTACGCCCACTTGGAGCGCGACCTGTCCGGCCCCAAGGGCGACGGCAGCCACGGCCGCCATCCGCTGCCCACGCGCGAGGCTTTCGCCGCGACCGTCGGCGCCTGGGGCATCGCCCCCGAGACCCAGGTCGTCTGCTACGACGCCCAGGGCGGCCCGTACGCGGCGCGCGCCTGGTGGATGCTGAAGTGGCTGGGCCACGAGAAGGTCGCGGTGCTCGACGGCGGCCCGGCCGCCTGGACGGCCGCCGGCGGCGAACTCGTGACCGCGACCGCCGCACTGGCCGCCCGCCCGCCCTACCCGATGACCCGCGAACCGGCGATGGCGACGATCACCGCCGAGTCGCTGCTGGCCGCGCTGGGCCACGTGCGCGTCGTCGACGCGCGCGCCGGCGAACGTTTCCGCGGCGAGGTCGAGCAGATCGACCCGGTCGGCGGCCACATCCCGGGCGCGACCAACCGCTGCTTCAAGGACAACCTGCAGGCCGACGGCCGCTTCAAGCCGGCGCCGCTGCTGCGCGCCGAGATCGAACGCTGGGCGACGCCGGCCGAGCAGGTGGTGCTGCAGTGCGGCAGCGGGGTCACCGCCTGCCACAACCTGCTGGCGATGGCGCATGCCGGTTTCGAGGGCATGCGGCTGTATCCCGGCTCGTGGAGCGAGTGGTGCCGCGATCCCTCGCGGCCGATCGCCCGCGGCTGA
- a CDS encoding DMT family transporter: MSRTRAAPGPLRAPLLITGAAFLFAAMGLCVKLASAQYGAGEIVMYRSAVGVVLMALMLRAGRTSLATRVPWLHLQRSAAGLGGMCLWFYALGALPLATGMTLNYTSSVWVAVFVVGAAWGSGQRPDARLVIAVLAGFGGVALILQPTLETRQLLHGLAGLVSGLLSARAYLHVRSLGQAGEPEERIVFYFSVAGVAAGALLMLVGGGPHPHTLRGALLLLATGALASAAQLMLTRAYAIGQAMTNAVLQYLGIVFSFGFGVWLFDDPVTLSALAGMALIVGAGIAATWLARTPRVTSSTDIHGDLR; this comes from the coding sequence ATGAGCCGCACGCGCGCGGCCCCCGGGCCGCTGCGCGCGCCCCTGCTGATCACGGGCGCCGCCTTCCTGTTCGCGGCCATGGGGCTGTGCGTCAAGCTCGCCTCGGCGCAGTACGGCGCCGGCGAGATCGTCATGTACCGCTCGGCCGTCGGCGTCGTGCTGATGGCGCTGATGCTGCGCGCCGGCCGCACGTCGCTGGCCACGCGCGTGCCCTGGCTGCACCTGCAGCGCAGCGCCGCCGGCCTCGGCGGCATGTGCTTGTGGTTCTACGCCCTGGGCGCGCTGCCGCTGGCCACCGGGATGACGCTGAACTACACCTCGTCGGTGTGGGTCGCGGTCTTCGTCGTCGGCGCCGCCTGGGGCAGCGGCCAGCGGCCGGACGCGAGGCTGGTGATCGCGGTGCTGGCCGGTTTCGGCGGCGTCGCGCTGATCCTCCAACCCACGCTCGAGACACGCCAGCTGCTGCACGGTCTGGCCGGACTGGTGTCGGGGCTGCTGTCGGCGCGCGCCTATCTGCACGTGCGTTCGCTGGGTCAGGCCGGCGAGCCCGAAGAACGCATCGTCTTCTACTTCTCCGTCGCCGGCGTCGCGGCCGGTGCGCTGCTGATGCTCGTCGGCGGCGGGCCGCATCCGCACACCCTGCGCGGCGCATTGCTGCTGCTCGCCACCGGCGCGCTCGCTTCGGCGGCACAGCTGATGCTGACACGCGCCTACGCGATCGGCCAGGCGATGACCAACGCGGTGCTGCAATACCTGGGCATCGTGTTCTCCTTCGGCTTCGGCGTCTGGCTGTTCGACGACCCGGTCACGCTGTCGGCGCTGGCCGGCATGGCGCTGATCGTCGGCGCCGGCATCGCCGCCACCTGGCTGGCACGCACGCCGCGCGTCACCTCTTCCACGGACATCCACGGAGACCTGAGATGA
- the bchO gene encoding alpha/beta fold hydrolase BchO, translating to MAEDRRFVNAAGLRWHVERSGRGPGTMLLLHGTGASAHSMAALGERLAWRWRLVAPDLPGHGETSRPTPGQLTLPGMAAAVGALLAEMKLAPDVVVGHSAGAAVAVRMVLDGLVKPSVVVSINGAFLPFGGRAAALLSPLARLLYAQRWVSHLFARRAEDPAVVRRLIEGTGSHLDQDGLDAYRALMTRPGHAEAALGMMAHWDLSTMEQDLRRFPVPLWLITGLRDRAVRPSQARRVAALCPRALLLPLPGVGHLAHEEAPDAVARLLGTLPSPAV from the coding sequence GTGGCTGAAGACCGCCGCTTCGTCAACGCCGCCGGCCTGCGCTGGCACGTCGAACGTTCCGGGCGCGGCCCGGGCACGATGCTGCTGCTGCACGGCACCGGTGCGTCGGCGCACAGCATGGCGGCGCTGGGCGAACGCCTGGCCTGGCGCTGGCGCCTCGTCGCGCCTGACCTGCCGGGCCACGGCGAGACCAGCCGGCCGACGCCCGGGCAGCTGACGCTGCCCGGCATGGCCGCCGCGGTCGGCGCGCTGCTGGCCGAGATGAAGCTAGCACCCGACGTCGTCGTCGGCCACTCGGCCGGCGCCGCGGTCGCGGTGCGCATGGTGCTCGACGGGCTGGTGAAGCCCTCGGTCGTGGTGTCGATCAACGGCGCCTTCCTGCCGTTCGGCGGCCGTGCGGCGGCGCTGCTGTCGCCGCTGGCGCGGCTCCTGTACGCGCAGCGCTGGGTCTCGCACCTGTTCGCGCGCCGCGCCGAGGATCCGGCGGTCGTGCGCCGCTTGATCGAAGGCACCGGCTCGCACCTGGACCAGGACGGGCTGGACGCCTACCGGGCGCTGATGACACGCCCCGGCCACGCCGAGGCCGCGCTGGGCATGATGGCCCACTGGGACCTGAGCACGATGGAGCAGGATCTGCGCCGTTTCCCGGTGCCGCTGTGGCTGATCACCGGGCTGCGCGACCGCGCGGTGCGGCCGTCGCAGGCGCGGCGCGTGGCGGCGCTGTGCCCGCGTGCGCTCTTGCTGCCACTGCCAGGTGTCGGCCACCTTGCACACGAGGAAGCCCCCGACGCCGTCGCTCGCCTGCTCGGGACGCTGCCGTCGCCAGCGGTATAA
- a CDS encoding 2-dehydropantoate 2-reductase: protein MKITIVGAGAIGGYLGARLSAAGEDVSFIARGRNLEAIRARGFRLILEDGSELAAPEARAFERTEDAGPQDVVVLAVKAHQVADLLPGLPALLAPHTSVVTMINGVPWWYFHKLAGPYEGRQLQSVDPGGRIAAAIAPERILGGIVYPAAELVEPGLVRVVEGNRFTIGEPDGSRSERVEALSQALMKAGFKAPVARDIRAELWVKLWGNLCFNPISALTHATLEDITRFGPTRALAAAAMAEAQAVAEALGVRFRITLEQRLAGAEAVGAHKTSMLQDVEHGRALELEALVGAVAELGRIVGRPTPTVDALYALASLLARTLAAQKGRLALQPA, encoded by the coding sequence ATGAAGATCACGATCGTCGGCGCCGGCGCGATCGGCGGCTATCTGGGCGCACGGCTTTCGGCCGCGGGCGAAGACGTCAGCTTCATCGCGCGCGGGCGCAACCTGGAGGCGATCCGCGCGCGCGGCTTCCGCCTGATCCTCGAAGACGGCAGCGAACTCGCGGCGCCCGAGGCACGCGCTTTCGAGCGCACCGAGGACGCCGGGCCGCAGGACGTCGTCGTGCTGGCGGTCAAGGCGCACCAGGTCGCCGACCTGCTGCCCGGGCTGCCGGCGCTGCTGGCGCCGCACACCAGCGTCGTCACGATGATCAACGGCGTGCCCTGGTGGTACTTCCACAAGCTCGCCGGCCCCTACGAAGGGCGCCAGCTGCAGAGCGTGGACCCGGGCGGACGCATCGCCGCGGCGATCGCGCCGGAGCGCATCCTCGGCGGCATCGTCTACCCGGCGGCCGAGCTCGTCGAGCCGGGGCTGGTGCGTGTCGTCGAAGGCAACCGCTTCACGATCGGCGAGCCCGACGGCAGCCGCAGCGAACGGGTCGAGGCGCTGTCGCAGGCGCTGATGAAGGCCGGCTTCAAGGCGCCGGTGGCGCGCGACATCCGCGCCGAGCTCTGGGTCAAGCTCTGGGGCAACCTGTGCTTCAACCCGATCAGCGCGCTGACGCACGCGACGCTGGAAGACATCACCCGCTTCGGCCCGACACGGGCGCTGGCCGCCGCGGCGATGGCCGAGGCCCAGGCGGTGGCCGAGGCGCTGGGCGTGCGTTTTCGCATCACGCTGGAGCAGCGCCTGGCCGGTGCCGAGGCGGTGGGCGCGCACAAGACCTCGATGCTGCAGGACGTCGAACACGGCCGCGCGCTGGAGCTGGAGGCGCTGGTCGGCGCGGTGGCCGAACTCGGCCGTATCGTCGGCCGGCCGACGCCGACGGTGGATGCGCTCTACGCGCTGGCCTCGCTGCTGGCGCGCACGCTGGCGGCACAGAAAGGCCGGCTGGCGCTGCAGCCGGCCTGA
- a CDS encoding polyprenyl synthetase family protein — protein MERTLNFDHWARHQLDAVEAALETWVPEDAPAGLGEAMRYGVLDGGKRLRPLLVLAACEALGGSREAALRSAAAVELIHAYSLVHDDMPCMDNDVLRRGKPTVHVKYGEAQAMLAGDAMQALAFEILTPDEGVEPVLQARLVRLLARAAGHAGMAGGQAIDLANTGRMLDEATLREMHRKKTGALLLASVQMGAACGSPTPATWQALSVYGEAIGLAFQVVDDILDCTQASDKLGKTAGKDQEANKPTYVSVLGLEPARRYAQELRAQALAALERSGLADVAALAAIADKVVEREN, from the coding sequence ATGGAGCGCACCCTGAACTTCGATCACTGGGCGCGACACCAGCTCGACGCGGTGGAAGCCGCACTCGAGACCTGGGTTCCCGAAGATGCCCCCGCCGGCCTCGGCGAGGCGATGCGCTACGGCGTGCTCGACGGCGGCAAGCGGCTGCGGCCGCTGCTCGTGCTCGCCGCCTGCGAGGCGCTGGGCGGTTCGCGCGAAGCCGCGCTGCGCAGCGCCGCGGCGGTGGAACTGATCCACGCCTACTCGCTGGTGCACGACGACATGCCCTGCATGGACAACGACGTGCTGCGCCGCGGTAAGCCGACGGTGCACGTGAAGTACGGCGAGGCCCAGGCGATGCTCGCCGGCGACGCGATGCAGGCGCTGGCCTTCGAGATCCTCACCCCCGACGAAGGCGTCGAGCCGGTGCTGCAGGCACGCCTGGTGCGCCTGCTGGCGCGCGCCGCGGGCCACGCCGGCATGGCCGGCGGCCAGGCGATCGACCTCGCCAACACCGGGCGGATGCTCGACGAGGCGACGCTGCGCGAGATGCACCGCAAGAAGACCGGCGCGCTGCTGCTGGCCAGCGTGCAGATGGGGGCGGCCTGCGGTTCGCCGACGCCCGCCACCTGGCAGGCGCTGTCGGTCTACGGCGAAGCGATCGGTCTGGCCTTCCAGGTCGTCGACGACATCCTCGACTGCACCCAGGCCTCCGACAAGCTCGGCAAGACCGCCGGCAAGGACCAGGAGGCCAACAAGCCGACCTACGTCTCGGTGCTCGGCCTGGAGCCCGCCCGCCGCTACGCGCAGGAACTGCGCGCGCAGGCGCTCGCGGCGCTCGAGCGCAGCGGCCTGGCCGATGTCGCGGCCCTGGCCGCGATCGCCGACAAGGTGGTGGAACGCGAGAACTGA